The Palaemon carinicauda isolate YSFRI2023 chromosome 43, ASM3689809v2, whole genome shotgun sequence genome window below encodes:
- the LOC137633764 gene encoding uncharacterized protein, with protein MLEKQCIEYLDYEKSQLSEDDTETNKKLVKYVLDGTERDEEGRLVMPLMWNNKISHLLGKNFNLSRMILKSNLTRMKNKPEHLKMVNDVFKEQQNLGIIEKIEDINSFINEHPEASFLPHMPVFKMARDMTKCRVMFLSNLCEKNKSVKSTYSHNRCMLPGPCLNHKIATSLIMQRFDTHMICFDLKKAFLMIGLKEEDQNRLLFLWYQNILKGDFTVVGYRNKRLSFGLRPSPCHLMLALFKILILDVESDNEEMVNLKKSLYNTIYMDNGSYSCNSAKALYEAYYCLPNIFGPYKFELQQFVTNDAELQEIIDRDYDSETPKEVKLLGMVWDREADTLGPSKIFLDSQASTKRSVLSTLNSIYDIFNIYGPILNRARLFLKKLQEDKTITWDSPLSETLKREWTLIGKQVNSTPKVVIPRFLGRRDGTYKLVAFSDASKDIYGTVVYIVNVAKSRVVNKQLKKTIPVIEFQALGLATETLISLFQELAGQSVVTPIKIVSMAIYSDSMVALNWLYSYTYKYDKLQKKGVFIQNRLKTIGDLCQVFPITFSFVNAYDNPADYISRCVSYRRLQKTAYHSGPEFLKKLHKDEVQFSFKVPNPLEKRDEVPGPEREDTSLITVSTDSESKENNKKDINSIEHLIPMTKFSSFHKLATVHRMVLKFIKNIREKLTNKGIDVHWGNCVKEKNLYALACRQIIGKEQENNFPEVCEFFKKSHTLKRNIPNLVTQMNIFQSKDTLLRIRSKFGRNEQIFFPVLLPKHSLLTKLLIRDMHVSLGHAGVYSILAQLRKQFWIIHFYSTVKKVLRECITCRRLNERPIKANQSAYRDFRSNPPPIPYRYIFIDYIGPYTVIWNGERKKIW; from the coding sequence ATGCTTGAAAAGCAATGCATCGAAtatctggactatgaaaaatcccagCTATCTGAAGATGACACAGAAACCAATAAAAAGCTAGTAAAGTATGTTCTTGATGGTACAGAACGAGATGAAGAAGGTAGACTAGTAATGCCACTGATGTGGAACAACAAGATATCCCATTTGTTAGGGAAGAACTTCAATTTATCCCGGATGATACTGAAGTCTAACTTAACACGTATGAAAAATAAACCTGAGCATTTAAAGATGGTTAATGATGTATTTAAAGAGCAACAAAATCTGGGAATCATAGagaaaattgaagatattaattcttttataaatgaacatCCAGAAGCTAGTTTCTTGCCTCATATGCCTGTGTTCAAAATGGCCAGAGACATGACTAAGTGTCGAGTCATGTTTCTGTCTAACTTATGTGAGAAAAACAAATCTGTGAAGAGCACTTATAGTCATAATCGGTGTATGCTTCCAGGCCCTTGTCTGAATCACAAAATTGCAACTTCTCTGATTATGCAGAGATTTGACACCCATATGATTTGTTTTGACTTGAAAAAGGCATTTTTGATGATAGGACTCAAGGAAGAGGATCAGAATAGATTGTTGTTCTTATGGTATCAAAATATTCTTAAGGGTGACTTTACTGTTGTGGGCTATAGGAACAAGCGTTTAAGTTTTGGCCTAAGGCCTAGCCCTTGTCATCTCATGCTAGCTTTGTTCAAAATCTTGATATTGGATGTTGAGAGTGACAACGAGGAAATGGTTAACTTAAAGAAATCACTGTATAATACCATTTACATGGACAATGGGTCATATTCGTGTAACTCTGCCAAGGCTTTATATGAAGCGTACTACTGTCTCCCTAATATCTTTGGACCATACAAATTTGAATTGCAACAATTCGTAACAAACGATGCAGAACTGCAAGAAATAATTGACCGAGATTATGATAGTGAAACGCCCAAAGAGGTAAAGTTGCTCGGCATGGTTTGGGATAGGGAAGCAGACACACTAGGCCCTAGTAAGATTTTCCTTGATTCGCAAGCTAGCACAAAGAGGTCAGTTTTGTCAACATTGAATAGTatctatgatatatttaatatctatggaCCAATCTTGAACAGGGCCAGGCTGtttcttaaaaagcttcaagaagacAAGACTATCACATGGGATAGCCCTCTCTCAGAAACATTAAAAAGGGAATGGACACTTATTGGAAAACAGGTGAATTCTACTCCTAAAGTAGTAATTCCTAGATTCCTGGGTAGGAGAGATGGTACCTATAAACTAGTagcattttcagatgcaagtaaggataTTTATGGAACTGTGGTGTATATTGTAAATGTCGCCAAGAGCAGGGTCGTTAACAAACAGTTAAAGAAAACCATTCCTGTAATTGAATTTCAAGCTTTGGGACTAGCCACAGAGACACTAATCAGTTTATTTCAAGAACTTGCTGGTCAATCAGTCGTTACTCCAATCAAAATTGTGAGCATGGCGATATATTCAGACAGTATGGTTGCTCTTAATTGGCTTTActcttatacatataagtatgataaattgcagaaaaaaggagtttttattcaaaataggttGAAAACTATAGGTGACTTGTGCCAAGTTTtcccaataacattttcatttgtgaATGCATATGATAATCCTGCAGATTATATTAGTAGATGTGTCTCATACAGGAGACTTCAGAAGACTGCGTATCATAGTGGACCTGAGTTTCTTAAGAAACTTCATAAAGATGAGGTTCAGTTTAGTTTCAAGGTGCCAAACCCCCTTGAAAAGAGAGATGAAGTACCCGGCCCTGAAAGGGAAGATACTTCCTTAATCACTGTCTCAACAGAttctgaaagtaaagaaaataacaagaaagacATCAATAGCATTGAACACTTGATACCTATGACTAAGTTTTCCAGTTTCCATAAGCTAGCAACTGTTCATAGGATGGTGTTGAAATTCATCAAAAACATCagagaaaaactaacaaataaaggaATCGATGTTCATTGGGGAAATTGTGTCAAGGAGAAAAATCTTTATGCTTTAGCATGTAGGCAGATAATAGGtaaagaacaggaaaataacttcccagaagtttgtgaattcttcaagaaaagtcatacattaaaaagaaacattcCCAATTTGGTAACTCAAATGAATATTTTCCAGAGCAAAGACACTTTGCTAAGAATCCGGAGTAAATTCGGAAGAAACGAACAGATTTTCTTTCCTGTGCTGTTACCTAAGCATAGTTTGCTAACTAAATTGCTTATTCGTGATATGCATGTTAGTCTAGGACACGCTGGTGTGTATTCGATCTTGGCTCAGTTACGTAAGCAATTTTGGATAATCCACTTTTATTCCACAGTAAAGAAGGTACTTAGAGAATGTATAACTTGTAGAAGGCTTAATGAGAGACCAATCAAAGCAAATCAGAGTGCCTATAGGGATTTTCGGAGCAATCCACCACCTATTCCATACaggtatattttcatagattacatCGGTCCTTATACAGTAATATGGAATGGTGAAAGGAAGAAGATTTGGTAA
- the LOC137633765 gene encoding uncharacterized protein, giving the protein MSEDILKKRRSYARQRVTKIYNTVQSNLEGLSEQDRLLYIHRLEQLEKELLGLDQEILNYVIDKEDESSIEQKIFTDEDYQKKIMSALLSLQRQQAASLETVTTPTPVVNLKNELRMPQVPLPEYDNTKGQCLVKFFYEFEKLTDKQNWSNHLKFMHLRNQLSKSPKALVDSLDIDNQSYEEAKKLLLQAFATPLTQKYDAIKKLVELKLTLSGDPYAFVASMKTIMNAFKKLDVKVDDVLQYFIWHGLNDRFQSLLIQITNESKPSLSEIESNIFEAVERYNRTNERNVEQKEKTRTKNIESSTTLATKVSVSPKYKSCILCTKDGKQDTAHLLVNCPVFANPKMKVEKLKEQNACVRCGYHNHVTRQCKFKFTQRCRNWSGWHFTYLCVAKERLNSSSTKASDSSNTESTDTSMHTSGKKPEPKHALNSLTLAEIHQNVTGGAAILPTFTCSVAEEDNVVRVLRDCGSQRNFICDKHVNHMKFPVLAKNVHMTIHGFNSTRDLVTDIVNVPLKLGREWHSIEAVVVPSIDIELKLEGLNVIVKEFQDRHYILADKFLSGSVDTIGNIGLILGNDADFLLSLTTHKFGLSNPSVYLDTPVGVMLTGNINRMMKNLDYLPNINIGNSSHTVVSTQGDTLYGRGSCPD; this is encoded by the coding sequence aTGTCTGAGGATATATTGAAGAAACGGCGTTCTTACGCTCGGCAAAGAGTAACAAAGATATATAATACAGTTCAATCGAATCTCGAAGGATTGTCTGAACAAGATAGACTTTTGTATATTCACAGACTTGAACAGTTAGAAAAAGAACTGTTAGGGTTAGACCAGGAAATATTGAACTATGTCATAGATAAGGAAGACGAAAGCTCCATTGAACAAAAGATTTTCACAGATGAAGACTACCAGAAAAAGATAATGTCGGCTTTGTTAAGTTTACAAAGGCAACAGGCTGCTAGTTTAGAAACTGTAACCACGCCTACCCCGGTAGTTAACCTTAAGAATGAGTTAAGGATGCCTCAAGTTCCTTTACCTGAATATGACAACACCAAGGGTCAGTGTTTAGTAAAGttcttttatgaatttgaaaaattgactgacaaacaaaattggtcaaatcacttaaagtttatgCATCTACGAAATCAGTTGTCAAAGTCTCCAAAGGCACTTGTGGATTCTCTTGATATTGATAACCAGTCATATGAAGAGGCAAAGAAATTATTATTGCAAGCATTTGCAACTccattaacacaaaaatatgatGCAATTAAGAAACTTGTAGAATTGAAGTTAACTTTATCAGGTGATCCATATGCCTTTGTAGCCTCGATGAAAACTATTATGAATGCATTCAAAAAGCTTGACGTCAAAGTTGACGATGTTCTCCAGTACTTCATATGGCATGGTCTTAATGATCGCTTTCAATCTTTACTAATTCAGATAACAAATGAAAGCAAACCCTCATTAAGTGAAATTGAAAGTAACATATTTGAGGCTGTTGAGAGGTATAACAGAACGAATGAAAGAAATGTTGAGCAAAAGGAGAAAACTAGGACTAAGAATATAGAATCGAGCACAACTCTCGCAACCAAAGTTAGTGTTAGCCCTAAATATAAGTCATGTATCCTATGTACAAAGGATGGTAAGCAAGATACCGCACATTTGCTAGTAAATTGCCCAGTTTTTGCGAATCCTAAAATGAAAGTAGAGAAACTTAAAGAGCAGAATGCTTGTGTTAGGTGTGGCTATCATAATCATGTGACTCGTCAGTGTAAATTTAAGTTTACTCAAAGATGTAGAAATTGGAGTGGATGGCATTTTACATACCTGTGTGTTGCTAAGGAGAGGCTTAATAGTTCCAGTACTAAAGCTTCTGATTCTAGTAATACTGAATCCACTGATACCTCTATGCATACTAGTGGGAAAAAGCCAGAACCGAAGCATGCTTTAAATAGCCTCACATTAGCTGAAATTCATCAAAATGTTACTGGTGGTGCTGCAATTTTACCAACTTTTACATGTTCTGTGGCTGAAGAAGATAATGTGGTTCGAGTTTTACGAGATTGTGGTAGCCAGAGAAATTTTATTTGTGATAAGCATGTAAACCATATGAAGTTCCCTGTCCTAGCAAAAAACGTCCATATGACTATTCATGGTTTTAATTCTACTAGGGACCTTGTAACTGATATTGTTAATGTACCTCTCAAGTTAGGTAGGGAATGGCATTCCATCGAAGCAGTCGTTGTACCCAGTATTGATATAGAGTTGAAACTGGAGGGCTTAAATgtcattgttaaagaatttcaagataGACATTACATTTTAGCAGATAAGTTTCTTAGTGGTAGTGTAGACACTATTGGTAACATTGGTCTTATCTTGGGAAATGATGCTGACTTTTTGCTGTCGCTAACTACACACAAGTTTGGATTAAGCAATCCCTCTGTGTATCTTGACACTCCAGTTGGTGTCATGCTCACAGGTAATATTAACAGAATGATGAAAAACTTGGATTATTTACCTAACATTAATATTGGAAATAGTTCACATACTGTGGTTAGCACTCAAGGAGACACTTTGTATGGAAGGGGAAGCTGCCCAGACTAA